The genomic segment ATCCTTACCATGAATGTCCACATTCCTGCCATAAATGAAAATTGCGAACTGCGCTTTTCCAGGATTTTGTAAAAGACCACGAAGATACATCATTCAGACGAAATACTGAAATATTGAGGGGTAAATTCATCTGCGTTTTCTTGCCTGATCTTCTGTATGTTCGATGTGAATTAATATCTTTGCGCTGTTATGGCGAAGAAGGTTTTGTTCATCGATGAGACCCATCCCTTACTTGTTAGCGAATTGCAAACAATGGGGTATCATTGTGAAATGTTTTCGGGGACATCGGTGAACGACATCCTGGGAAAACTACATGAATATTGCGGTGTAATAATCCGAAGCAAATACAGTATAGATAAGGAGTTTATCGACAAAGCCGAAAATCTCGAATTTATTGCCAGGGCAGGTTCGGGAATGGAAAACATTGATCTTGACTATGCTGCTTCAAAAGGCATACATTGCCTTAACTCCCCCGAAGGGAACCGGGACGCTGTTGGAGAACATACACTGGGTTTATTGCTTGCCCTGTTAAACAGGATTCATGCTTCCGACAGGGAAGTGAGAAATGGATTATGGAAGAGGGAGGAAAACCGCGGCCTGGAGATCAAGGGGAAAACTATTGCCATTATTGGTTACGGAAATATGGGATCGGCTTTTGCTCAAAGGCTGGCCGGCTTTGAAGCAAGGGTGATTGCTTACGACAAATACAAATCGGGTTTTTCTTCGGGATATATTAGTGAAGCCTCCATGGATGATGTCTTTGCCCTCACCGATATTCTGAGTCTGCATGTTCCTCTGAATCATGAAACAGAATATATGGTAAATGATAAATATTTGAATAAATTTGCAAAGCCTGTTTTTCTGATCAATACATCAAGGGGCAAGGTAGTGGATACAGCTTCTCTGGTGCGCATGCTTCAATCGGGTAAGGTGCGCGGAGCTGCCCTGGATGTGCTGGAATACGAGTCGCTATCGTTTGAATCGCTTGATTATGAGGATTACCCGGAGCCTTTCCGTTTTCTTTCCAAAGCGGAAAATGTGGTATTAACACCTCATGTTGCAGGATGGACTGTTGAATCCAAAGAGAAACTGGCCCTTGTGCTTGCTGAAAAAATCAGGAAAATAAAGAAATAGAGCATTTTATATTTTAAAGAAAATCTGGAATATGCAAAAACACAAACTCTTCAAAGGCAAGACACTTGCAATTCTTTCCGGCGGTGGTGATACCCCTGCCATTAACTCAAGTATAGAGTCGGTAAGAAACAGAGCTTCATTGCTTGGGTTCAAAGTTTTCGGTATCCGGCACGGATGGAAAGGCCTCCTGGGTGATGGTGATGTTGTCGACCTTACTCATCAGCCCTATAATGGCTGGTATGGTGGATCGGCACTCAGGTCAAGCCGCACCAATCCTTTTCCGTCAAAGAAAAATCCGGAAAGCAGAGTACCGCAACTTCTGAAGAACCTGGAGAGATACAAGATCGATGTGCTGGTTACAATCGGGGGTGACGACACCAACGGTGCAGCCAAACGCCTCTACGAAACGGAAGGTATACCTGTAATTGGCTTTCCAAAAACCATCGACAATGATTTGAGGACACGCACCATGCATACCTTTGAGGGTAAGGAGATTGAAGCTGTTCTTTGTCCGGGCTTCCCTTCCGCAGCCAAAGCCGTGGCAGAATATACGGCAAATCTGAAAACTACTGCCGAATCACATTCCAGGATAATCGTTCTTGAAGTGATGGGAAGGGATGCAGGATGGCTGACCGGTTCCGCTTTGTTTGGCGGTGCCAGCCTCGGATTGGTGCCTGAATTCGAAATCACTAAGGAACGTAAGGAGGTCTTTTTTGAGACCGTTAAGGAAACCTACATGCGCAATCCAAAGAAATCCCTCATCATCCCCGTATCGGAAGGAGTGCGCTGGTATAATGAAAAAGAAGGCAAGGTAGACGTCGTTTATGCTTCGTCGGAAGTGGATGAATATGGCCACCCACGTTTCGGTGGGATCAGCGGAATTATTGCTTCGGAAATATCCAGGAAACTGAAAATTGAAGCCCGTGCCCAGATTTCCGGGTATTATGCACGCTCCGGCGGATGCCGCAAATACGACCGCAGACTTACCATGACCCTCGCCGATAAAATTGTAGACCTTTTACTTAGGGAGGAATTCGGACAAATGCCGGTTATGAAAAAAATGGTGCCCTATGAGGAACTGGAGGAATTTAATACGGCTTCTATCGATATGGGACAAATAGGAAATAAACCATTGCCGGAGGAATACTATGATATCGATAAATTCAGTTTTTCCCCAGCTTATATGGATTTTCTGTTCAATATCCTTCGCTATATGCGTTATGAGGATTTTGCCTACGACTTTCCGGTAGTTATTCCGGAAGACCTGAAATAGCGGCATTGGGCAAAGTTGGTAAATTATAAATATGTTGCAGGTTACAGGTTTCAGGTTGCAAGCAGCGATCCATAACTTTGGAGTTTAGCTGCCTGTACCCTGTAACTTGTACCCTGCAACCGTTTCCAGCCCCCAGCTCCCCAGCCCCCAGCTCCCCAGCTCCCCATCCCTTATATCCTTTCATTCCCTTTATCAATATTTTTTTCTACCTATGGGGGGATATTCTAACGGTTTAGGGAACTAATAAGAAAAACCCCGTCATGAATTATGGTTTCATGGCGGGGTATTTATTAACCCTTAATCCTTTATTTATGAAAAGACTATTATTTCTTTTATGGGGAATGGCAGTGACTTTCTGTGTGTTATGGGCAAGCTTTTCCGCTTACTGCGGAATGCAAAACACATGCATGCAGTCAAACCTGCTGATCTCAGAAGTCTGCGATCCTGCCGACAATTACAAAGGTCGTTTCGTGGAGATCTTCAATCCCGGGACTGATACTGTGGATTTTAGTATAGAGACATGGTATCTCGCCCGGCAGGCGAACGGTACTACCTGGGGTGACCTTCAACTGACCGGGATGATTGCTCCGGGCGGGTGTCATGTCGTGGCTAATAATGCTGCAAATTTCCTGGGAATATATGGCTTTGACCCAAACCAGGCCGGTGGCATCATAAGTGGTAATGGTAACGACGGTTACTTCCTGTTTTATGGGGGGGATCATTCGTCAGGAATCCTGGCAGACTCTTATGGCGTTGTTGATGAAGATGGTACGGGCACAGCCTGGGAGTACCTGGATGCCAAAGCGGTTCGAATAGGAAATATTGCCGTGGCCAATTCCGTCTGGACTGCTTCAGAATGGCATATTTCCTCAAATGCGGCAATAGCACAAACAACCCCCTCCTTCCATGCCCAATGGGTTTCATGGAACGGTTCTGTTTCGGAAAACTGGGATGATCCCCTTAACTGGACTTTTCCAGGATCCCTGTCATTTTTTCCCGATGCTTCCGCAAGTGCCGTTTTAGCTCCCGGTTTACCGGATTATCCAACCCTGACGGATACGGTTGTTATTCACAATATTAACTTATCCTGCGACAGCCTTAACAACAGTTCCCTGTTGAACTCAGAAAAGATGTTTGTAGCGGGGAATGCACAGGTTTCTCTCTTTCTTACCGGAGGGATAAATGCACGGAAAGATGACCCTGACGCAGTTTATCATTTCGTTGCTTCTCCGGTTGAATGGTCAATTGCAGGAAATGTTTTTCCTCTTTCTGCATAT from the Bacteroidota bacterium genome contains:
- a CDS encoding 6-phosphofructokinase; protein product: MQKHKLFKGKTLAILSGGGDTPAINSSIESVRNRASLLGFKVFGIRHGWKGLLGDGDVVDLTHQPYNGWYGGSALRSSRTNPFPSKKNPESRVPQLLKNLERYKIDVLVTIGGDDTNGAAKRLYETEGIPVIGFPKTIDNDLRTRTMHTFEGKEIEAVLCPGFPSAAKAVAEYTANLKTTAESHSRIIVLEVMGRDAGWLTGSALFGGASLGLVPEFEITKERKEVFFETVKETYMRNPKKSLIIPVSEGVRWYNEKEGKVDVVYASSEVDEYGHPRFGGISGIIASEISRKLKIEARAQISGYYARSGGCRKYDRRLTMTLADKIVDLLLREEFGQMPVMKKMVPYEELEEFNTASIDMGQIGNKPLPEEYYDIDKFSFSPAYMDFLFNILRYMRYEDFAYDFPVVIPEDLK